In Silene latifolia isolate original U9 population chromosome X, ASM4854445v1, whole genome shotgun sequence, the following proteins share a genomic window:
- the LOC141619392 gene encoding protein FAR-RED ELONGATED HYPOCOTYL 3-like, with the protein MFMKGNREITDVQKQFVTKVKVLKLRGVKAFRGWKELCGAYNNVDATEVDFKNIVRDIKSYIGDYDAQILAAVFSADVISIKNYLLFGEVLSDATYGTNKYDILFVSFMGVDYHKRFITFGAALLADEGLECYTWLFNTFLEATGGHHPIIIITNQDKSMKSVIP; encoded by the exons ATGTTCATGAAAGGAAACCGAGAAATCACAGACGTACAAAAACAATTTGTGACAAAGGTAAAGGTGCTAAAACTACGCGGTGTGAAAGCCTTTAGAGGGTGGAAGGAGTTGTGTGGAGCTTACAACAATGTCGATGCTACCGAAGTTGATTTCAAAAACATTGTCAGAGACATAAAGTCCTATATTGGTGATTATGATGCGCAAAT ACTGGCCGCAGTATTTTCGGCAGATGTGATAAGCATAAAGAACTACTTGCTGTTTGGCGAGGTGTTATCTGATGCTACTTATGGAACAAACAAGTATGACATCTTGTTTGTGTCTTTCATGGGAGTCGATTATCACAAAAGGTTCATAACCTTTGGAGCTGCTTTGTTAGCTGATGAGGGTCTTGAGTGTTACACATGGCTGTTCAATACATTTTTGGAAGCAACGGGAGGGCACCACCCAATCATCATAATTACTAATCAGGACAAATCTATGAAGTCAGTAATCCCATAA
- the LOC141619388 gene encoding uncharacterized protein LOC141619388, which produces MIDYNLVEHEWFSDLYDIREQWIPAYFKDVFMSGFMRVTSRSESENSFFDRHYLWLHNKIFQKIPEKYIVQRWTKAAMSKPVSDKDGRAIDVPQLYSDRKSLTTELWQEVYSCVSVAEYDEEDMNFLIEKLDMIDKRSFPANKKDKMKEMEKYVVFKRHEKLVIQLPAKSKNKGRVRGKRIESQLLKALKNRGTEKSYCKTCGRQ; this is translated from the exons ATGATTGATTATAACCTTGTGGAACATGAGTGGTTTTCAGATTTGTACGATATTAGGGAACAATGGATCCCTGCATatttcaaagacgttttcatgTCTGGGTTCATGAGGGTTACCTCAAGATCTGAAAGTGAAAACAGTTTCTTCGATAG GCACTACCTTTGGCTACACAACAAAATTTTTCAGAAAATACCAGAAAAGTACATAGTGCAAAGATGGACTAAAGCTGCAATGAGTAAGCCTGTCTCTGATAAAGATGGGAGGGCCATAGATGTCCCTCAACTATATTCTGACCGGAAAAGTTTGACAACCGAGCTGTGGCAAGAGGTTTATTCATGTGTCAGCGTAGCGGAGTATGATGAGGAGGACATGAATtttttgattgaaaaactggACATGATTGATAAGAGAAGCTTCCCAGCAAACAAGAAAGACAAGATGAAAGAAATGGAAAAGTATGTGGTCTTTAAAAGACACGAGAAATTAGTAATTCAACTTCCTGCTAAATCTAAAAACAAGGGTAGGGTTAGGGGAAAGAGAATTGAATCACAACTATTAAAAGCCCTCAAGAACAGAGGAACAGAGAAGAGCTACTGCAAAACATGTGGACGACAATGA